From a single Thermus antranikianii DSM 12462 genomic region:
- a CDS encoding ArsR/SmtB family transcription factor, which translates to MTVHPPSEEALAQAFKALADEVRLRILAFLRNPEPSCCRLPGEVCACDLEAYLHLSQPTVSHHMARLVQAGLVRAEKRGRHVFYRLNPESVLALAQYLKDLALKEEP; encoded by the coding sequence ATGACGGTTCATCCTCCTAGCGAAGAGGCTTTGGCCCAGGCCTTCAAGGCCTTGGCCGACGAGGTGCGCCTGCGCATCCTGGCTTTCCTACGCAATCCTGAACCCAGCTGCTGCCGCCTGCCAGGAGAGGTATGCGCCTGTGACCTCGAGGCCTACCTCCACCTCAGCCAACCCACCGTGAGCCACCACATGGCCAGGCTGGTTCAAGCTGGGCTGGTGCGGGCAGAAAAACGAGGGCGGCATGTCTTTTACCGCCTGAATCCAGAGTCCGTCCTGGCCCTGGCCCAGTATCTGAAAGACTTGGCCCTTAAGGAGGAACCGTGA